In Thioclava sp. GXIMD2076, one DNA window encodes the following:
- a CDS encoding CheR family methyltransferase has translation MHDAQDAQFAETGALPLVALGASAGGLEPLETFFANCAEYSGWAFVVIQHLSPDYRSMMDEILSRRTNLRIIHIEDGMRIEPDTIYLNSPNQTVELSEDRFIVTAYGARGLTPPMPIDSLFKSLATRDTEKTVAIVLSGSGSDGTRGAQALHAAEATVLAQVPSQAAFSSMPRSVLAAGAADRVLSVEEMPEAINMIFSLGKSGRNAILEIKGTASQAILKALERKYHIDFSAYKPVNVQRRIDRRQHLRGISTVEEYHALLTSDDSALEELYQDLLIGVTEFYRDQEAIYVLRREALDKLVERSDDDAPLRIWIPGCASGEEAYTIAIELSEALEQAKLERKFRVIATDVHRRSIDIASAGIYSAESVAKVPPALRAKYFIHHRDQFIVEPKLRQSIIFSVHDALSDPPFMNLDLISCRNMLIYLNEEPQARVISMFLFGLQKNGYLLLGPSESVGRFGSEFKQVHTRWRLFQKASSRRVLDRTMLSNQLGSASRQSERNDLPMAHSSKLSASRHAPRNVAYTNGSFLDMTHREMLVAGYDALLKRYAPSSILLTSDGQVLSWFGAASAFIDTMNNLAEWTVDQIVHRDLQFTIKVGIERLRQGVVDTSSRDVSVDMGNGRQRMVTLRLEPLDQLGRARLMLANISFRDDPQDEILEPAPSEATRANVQQNEDTLLLTRRIQELERDLRLTEETLQHVTERLEASGEELQASNEELQASNEELQASNEELQSSNEELHAVNEELVTLSTEHEIQIDKLSELNQQTETVLRNLGLGVIFVDTDLRIRRFSDLIGAQFLLEAHDVNRALAVVSPKLSFVDLAELTQEAIRTGQSQRAEGEHGRNFLRIEIFPMVDPASSVGAPVTDAMLIFHGL, from the coding sequence ATGCACGATGCGCAGGATGCTCAATTTGCGGAAACCGGTGCATTGCCTCTTGTGGCACTGGGGGCCTCCGCAGGCGGGCTCGAGCCGCTCGAGACGTTCTTCGCGAATTGCGCCGAATATTCCGGCTGGGCCTTTGTCGTCATCCAGCATCTCTCGCCCGATTACCGCTCCATGATGGACGAGATCCTGAGCCGCCGCACAAATCTGCGAATCATCCACATCGAAGACGGCATGAGGATCGAGCCGGACACGATCTATCTCAACAGCCCCAACCAGACGGTCGAACTGAGCGAGGACCGGTTCATCGTCACCGCCTATGGCGCGCGTGGCCTGACACCGCCCATGCCGATCGACTCACTGTTCAAATCGCTGGCGACGCGGGATACGGAAAAGACCGTCGCGATCGTGCTGTCGGGTTCGGGAAGCGACGGGACGCGCGGCGCACAGGCATTGCATGCGGCCGAGGCCACCGTACTAGCACAGGTGCCCTCGCAGGCGGCCTTCTCCTCCATGCCGCGCTCGGTGCTGGCCGCCGGGGCGGCCGACCGTGTCCTGTCGGTCGAGGAAATGCCCGAAGCGATCAATATGATCTTCTCGCTGGGAAAATCGGGCCGTAACGCGATACTGGAGATCAAAGGCACCGCATCACAAGCGATCCTGAAGGCGCTGGAACGCAAATACCATATCGATTTCTCGGCCTATAAACCGGTCAATGTGCAACGCCGCATCGACCGCCGTCAGCATCTGCGCGGAATATCCACCGTCGAGGAATACCACGCGCTCCTAACGTCTGATGACAGCGCGCTCGAGGAACTCTATCAAGACCTTCTGATCGGCGTAACCGAGTTCTACCGCGATCAGGAAGCCATTTATGTGCTCCGTAGGGAGGCGCTCGACAAGCTCGTCGAGCGGTCGGATGACGATGCCCCCCTCCGGATCTGGATCCCCGGCTGCGCCAGCGGCGAAGAGGCCTATACGATCGCCATCGAACTGTCCGAGGCGCTGGAACAGGCCAAACTCGAGCGCAAGTTCCGTGTGATCGCCACCGATGTCCACCGCCGTTCCATCGACATCGCCTCGGCGGGGATCTATTCGGCCGAAAGCGTGGCCAAAGTCCCGCCAGCGCTACGCGCCAAATATTTCATCCACCATCGTGACCAGTTCATCGTCGAACCCAAGCTGCGGCAATCCATCATCTTCTCGGTGCATGATGCGCTCAGCGATCCACCTTTCATGAATCTCGACCTGATCTCGTGCCGCAATATGCTGATCTATCTGAACGAGGAGCCGCAGGCGCGGGTGATCTCGATGTTCCTTTTCGGGTTGCAGAAAAACGGCTACCTGCTGCTGGGGCCATCCGAATCCGTCGGTCGCTTCGGCAGCGAGTTCAAACAGGTCCATACCCGCTGGCGCCTGTTCCAGAAAGCTTCGAGCCGCCGTGTTCTCGACCGCACTATGCTGTCGAACCAGCTCGGCAGCGCCAGTCGCCAGAGCGAGCGCAACGACTTGCCCATGGCCCATTCCAGCAAACTCTCCGCCTCGCGTCACGCTCCGCGCAATGTCGCCTATACCAATGGAAGCTTTCTGGACATGACGCATCGCGAGATGCTTGTCGCGGGGTATGACGCGCTTCTCAAACGCTATGCGCCCTCCTCCATTCTGCTGACCTCCGACGGGCAGGTGCTCAGCTGGTTCGGCGCGGCGAGCGCCTTTATCGACACTATGAATAATCTTGCCGAATGGACGGTAGACCAGATCGTGCATCGCGACCTGCAATTCACAATCAAGGTGGGAATAGAACGGCTGCGACAGGGCGTGGTGGACACCTCGAGCCGGGATGTATCGGTGGATATGGGCAATGGCCGCCAGAGGATGGTAACGCTCCGGCTCGAACCGCTCGATCAGCTGGGCCGTGCGCGGTTGATGCTGGCGAATATCAGCTTCCGCGATGATCCGCAGGACGAGATCCTCGAGCCTGCACCGAGCGAGGCGACGCGGGCCAACGTCCAGCAGAACGAGGATACGCTTTTGTTGACACGCCGCATTCAGGAACTCGAGCGCGATCTGCGTCTGACAGAGGAAACGCTGCAGCATGTGACCGAACGGCTGGAGGCGAGCGGCGAGGAACTTCAGGCCTCCAACGAGGAATTGCAGGCCTCCAATGAGGAGCTTCAGGCCTCCAACGAGGAATTGCAGAGCTCGAACGAGGAACTGCATGCCGTCAACGAGGAACTGGTGACGCTAAGCACCGAGCACGAGATCCAGATCGACAAGCTGTCCGAGCTGAACCAGCAGACCGAAACCGTGCTGCGCAATCTCGGGCTCGGGGTGATCTTCGTAGATACCGACCTGCGCATCCGCCGCTTCAGCGACCTGATCGGAGCGCAGTTCCTGCTGGAGGCGCATGATGTGAACCGCGCACTGGCGGTGGTCTCGCCCAAACTCTCTTTCGTGGATCTGGCAGAGCTGACGCAGGAAGCGATCCGGACAGGGCAGTCCCAACGGGCCGAGGGCGAGCATGGGCGCAATTTCCTGCGGATCGAGATTTTCCCTATGGTCGATCCTGCCTCCTCTGTCGGGGCGCCGGTGACCGATGCGATGTTGATTTTCCACGGGCTCTGA
- a CDS encoding LicD family protein gives MLTLDVDVPRGKAKLSGSFIVSDAFPLNAGEDAPVLVLRGEEGTLPVVFNDKRTPKLARRFTDGGNADRARIVSQFIDLHRFPLHLFLETPDGRRSDYIRSFDLPELRDARMVALMEIYARSEPEARSNTLFKTLYKRIDGRPTTLRNRIARRWLYGLFDRRPARGRMHMTHIRKAFETQGRPLAFDALTEHMTSHGVALAPHGGMTFDGLESATVWEAFDVMAERLAELGLTVFLNSGTLLGVVRDGDFLPHDDDIDVAVLLDARNEEEAAEAFSQLRTLLEEEELIDPEANVSAGIHKLKRVGPVQVDLFPAWISEEGRLFVYPYSYGDVPREALMDLVPWQGNPRRLIPKDPDTVLSANYGEGWRVPDPFFVFPWTKAKKRFSAFLSLLEKELK, from the coding sequence ATGCTGACGCTGGATGTCGATGTGCCGCGTGGTAAGGCCAAGCTCAGCGGGTCGTTCATCGTCTCGGACGCGTTCCCGTTGAACGCCGGTGAGGACGCTCCCGTTCTGGTCTTGCGGGGTGAGGAGGGCACGCTGCCCGTGGTCTTCAACGACAAGCGCACCCCCAAGCTCGCGCGCCGTTTTACCGATGGCGGTAATGCCGATCGCGCGCGGATCGTGTCGCAATTCATCGATCTGCACCGCTTCCCGCTACATCTGTTCCTCGAAACGCCCGACGGGCGGCGCAGCGACTATATCCGTAGCTTCGATCTGCCGGAACTGCGCGATGCGCGGATGGTGGCGCTGATGGAGATCTACGCGCGTAGCGAACCCGAAGCCCGCAGCAATACCCTGTTCAAGACGCTCTACAAGCGGATCGATGGCCGTCCGACGACATTGCGCAACCGGATTGCCCGCCGCTGGCTCTACGGGCTGTTCGACAGACGTCCGGCGCGTGGCCGGATGCATATGACCCATATCCGCAAGGCGTTCGAGACACAGGGGCGACCGCTGGCCTTTGACGCGCTCACCGAGCATATGACGAGCCATGGCGTGGCCCTCGCACCGCATGGCGGGATGACCTTCGACGGGCTGGAAAGCGCGACCGTCTGGGAGGCGTTCGACGTGATGGCCGAGCGGCTGGCCGAACTGGGGCTGACGGTTTTCCTAAATTCCGGCACGCTTCTGGGCGTCGTTCGCGATGGCGATTTCCTGCCCCATGACGATGATATCGATGTGGCCGTGCTTCTTGATGCGCGTAACGAGGAGGAGGCTGCCGAAGCCTTCTCGCAGCTTCGCACGCTTCTGGAGGAGGAAGAGCTTATCGATCCCGAGGCCAATGTCTCGGCCGGTATCCACAAGCTCAAGCGCGTGGGTCCGGTGCAGGTGGATCTGTTCCCCGCATGGATCAGCGAGGAGGGCAGGTTGTTTGTCTATCCCTATAGCTATGGCGATGTCCCGCGCGAGGCCTTGATGGATCTGGTGCCGTGGCAGGGTAATCCGCGCCGCCTGATCCCCAAAGACCCCGATACCGTCCTGAGCGCCAATTACGGCGAGGGATGGCGGGTGCCCGATCCGTTTTTCGTATTTCCTTGGACCAAGGCGAAGAAGAGGTTCTCGGCTTTTCTTAGCCTGCTTGAGAAGGAACTGAAATGA
- a CDS encoding response regulator, with protein MARILIADDDQDYLIAFSQGMDAYGHVTVGVTQSDRLIPNIELGGMDIVFLDVVMPGGGAIVALHKIREIAPDLPIVVLSGMSEVVDSPIFRLGMREANMRVPKSTSLAELARLVDQLVVSTST; from the coding sequence TTGGCTAGAATTCTGATCGCCGATGACGACCAAGACTACCTGATTGCCTTCTCGCAAGGCATGGATGCGTATGGTCACGTCACAGTAGGCGTTACACAATCGGATCGGCTCATTCCCAATATCGAGCTTGGTGGCATGGATATCGTATTTTTGGATGTCGTGATGCCCGGTGGTGGGGCCATCGTGGCGCTCCATAAGATCCGCGAGATCGCGCCCGATCTTCCGATCGTCGTTCTGTCGGGGATGTCGGAGGTGGTCGATTCGCCCATTTTCAGACTGGGCATGCGCGAGGCGAATATGCGGGTGCCGAAATCCACCTCTCTGGCCGAGTTGGCGCGGCTGGTGGATCAGCTCGTGGTGTCTACCAGTACCTGA
- a CDS encoding cellulose synthase catalytic subunit, protein MISPTLADMSSILAYNLGLLFLMLALALGLPSDRPFPRRLIGSLTALSVILYAVWRTTQTLPEFSFTLKGLWPWIFWAAEMAAIAYSLASIVILFNHRDNGEFADGAEAMLEASEDWPRVDVFICTYNEPINVLEKSILPALAMDYPDFRVFVCDDTRRPALRAYCEAVGANYLTRPDNAHAKAGNLDNAYRLTDDAGKGDLILVLDADFAPQRQFLRRVVGMFEEPSVGLVQTPQFYYNNDPIQHAFGLSDSFVDDQRVFFDIFQPAKDAVGCAFCVGTSFVVRRNLIAELGGFPKGVLSEDMWLSYKLMELGYQTRWLNERLSVGLSAEGVGEYITQRTRWCLGTIQIGCMPDGPLSPKGRFTLRQRLHYVHGLMSWLSKPFIPLMLIAPVLYWYFDLPAYHADELAFLSFGLPALICFWVYSTWVSGGRTLPLLTEVTHALTALPVTMTLLAALRNPFGKPFKVTDKGGDHSSVKVNIPQATFFGAISMALGLAIALNLVGPLAITEPSAKDLFNLTWAAVAMLISVMALGICYERPRPGNEVEIRMDLAGQLRYGSEILDLRLTGLSVEHARATMAQGIQRLTANSVCILELDGLPEIPCRIGILRAHGGRQSLRLEFMPDTAARQALTRHLFSQAPENVARRGQLLPAIGHSLRHLLWA, encoded by the coding sequence ATGATTTCTCCTACGCTTGCGGATATGTCCTCGATCCTTGCCTATAATCTCGGGCTGCTGTTCCTGATGCTGGCGCTTGCACTGGGGCTGCCCTCCGACAGGCCCTTTCCACGGCGTCTGATCGGATCGCTCACCGCGCTCTCGGTCATCCTCTACGCGGTCTGGCGCACCACACAGACCCTGCCCGAGTTCTCGTTCACGCTCAAAGGGCTCTGGCCGTGGATCTTCTGGGCGGCGGAGATGGCGGCCATCGCCTATTCGCTCGCCTCGATCGTCATCCTGTTCAACCATCGCGACAATGGGGAGTTTGCCGACGGCGCCGAGGCGATGCTGGAGGCCAGCGAGGACTGGCCCCGCGTGGATGTCTTCATCTGCACCTATAACGAGCCGATCAATGTGCTCGAGAAATCCATCCTGCCCGCGCTGGCGATGGATTACCCAGATTTCCGCGTGTTTGTCTGTGACGATACCCGCCGCCCCGCCCTGCGGGCCTATTGCGAGGCGGTAGGTGCCAATTACCTGACACGCCCCGACAATGCCCATGCCAAGGCCGGAAATCTCGACAATGCCTACCGGCTGACCGATGATGCGGGCAAAGGCGATCTGATCCTCGTGCTCGATGCCGATTTCGCGCCCCAGCGACAGTTCCTGCGCCGCGTGGTGGGCATGTTCGAGGAACCCAGCGTCGGCCTCGTCCAGACCCCGCAATTCTATTACAACAACGACCCGATCCAGCATGCCTTCGGATTGAGCGACAGTTTCGTCGATGACCAGCGCGTGTTCTTCGATATCTTCCAGCCCGCAAAAGACGCGGTGGGCTGCGCCTTCTGCGTCGGCACATCCTTCGTTGTCCGGCGCAATCTGATCGCCGAGTTGGGCGGGTTCCCCAAGGGCGTTCTCTCGGAGGATATGTGGCTCAGCTACAAGCTGATGGAGCTGGGCTACCAGACCCGCTGGCTGAACGAGAGGCTCTCGGTGGGGCTCTCTGCCGAGGGTGTGGGCGAATATATCACCCAACGCACGCGCTGGTGTCTGGGCACGATCCAGATCGGCTGCATGCCCGACGGGCCGCTCTCGCCCAAAGGCCGGTTCACCCTGCGCCAACGGCTGCATTATGTGCACGGGCTGATGTCATGGCTGTCCAAGCCCTTCATCCCGCTAATGCTGATCGCCCCCGTGCTTTACTGGTATTTCGACCTGCCCGCCTATCACGCGGACGAGCTGGCCTTTCTCAGCTTCGGCCTCCCCGCGCTGATCTGTTTCTGGGTCTACTCGACTTGGGTCTCGGGCGGGCGCACGCTGCCGCTTCTGACCGAGGTCACCCATGCGCTGACCGCCCTTCCCGTGACCATGACCCTCCTTGCCGCGCTCAGAAACCCGTTCGGCAAACCCTTCAAGGTCACCGACAAGGGCGGCGACCATTCATCGGTCAAGGTAAACATTCCGCAAGCCACCTTCTTCGGCGCGATCTCCATGGCTCTGGGGCTGGCCATCGCACTCAATCTGGTGGGGCCGCTCGCGATCACCGAACCTTCGGCCAAGGATCTCTTCAATCTGACTTGGGCGGCGGTTGCGATGCTGATCTCGGTCATGGCGCTCGGGATCTGCTATGAGCGCCCCCGCCCCGGCAACGAGGTGGAGATCCGTATGGATCTGGCAGGCCAGCTCCGCTACGGCTCGGAGATACTGGATCTGCGGCTTACAGGGCTGAGCGTCGAACACGCCCGCGCCACTATGGCACAGGGCATCCAGCGGCTGACCGCCAACAGCGTGTGTATTCTGGAACTTGACGGGCTGCCCGAGATCCCTTGCCGGATCGGGATCCTGCGCGCCCATGGTGGACGCCAGAGCCTCAGACTGGAGTTCATGCCCGATACGGCGGCGCGTCAGGCCCTGACCCGCCATCTCTTCTCGCAAGCCCCCGAAAACGTGGCGCGGCGCGGGCAGCTGCTGCCCGCAATAGGCCATAGCCTACGCCATCTCCTCTGGGCGTGA
- a CDS encoding adenylyltransferase/cytidyltransferase family protein, with protein MTRKVITYGTFDLFHHGHVRLLQRLADLGDHLTVAVSTDEFNAIKGKRSSIPYAHRAEIVAACRYVDEVIPEEHWEQKRRDIERLEIDIFAMGDDWAGHFDDLSDLCEVIYLERTKDVSSTEIKLFVRSA; from the coding sequence ATGACCCGAAAAGTGATTACTTACGGCACATTCGATCTGTTCCATCATGGCCATGTGCGGCTGTTGCAGCGGCTTGCCGATCTGGGCGACCATCTGACGGTGGCGGTCTCGACCGACGAGTTCAACGCGATCAAGGGCAAGCGCTCTTCCATCCCCTATGCCCATCGCGCCGAGATCGTGGCGGCCTGCCGCTATGTCGACGAGGTCATTCCCGAAGAGCATTGGGAGCAGAAGCGCCGCGATATCGAACGTCTGGAGATCGATATCTTCGCGATGGGCGATGACTGGGCCGGCCATTTCGATGACCTGTCCGATCTGTGCGAGGTGATCTATCTCGAGCGCACGAAAGATGTCTCGAGCACCGAGATCAAACTTTTCGTCCGCAGCGCCTGA
- a CDS encoding HlyD family secretion protein has protein sequence MSSAPDTSVENPAPASKPAGRKKKILAGVAVVAIVAVGWFGVSWWTHGRFMVKTDDAYVQADVSLMSSKLQGYVSEIEVKSNQHVAKGDVLLRIDDGDYKIALELAQSKLPTLERTLARIDAQIAAAETSVEQAKAQLGASEAALTNAQTNAKRAKDLAARRVTSQADLDTANETLATAQANRTAAIAAIAGAEADVEVLRAERAESESSRKQLQLAIDQAQRDLEHTVIRAPYDGVVANIAIEEGELVSIGATLAAVVPDHGLYVEANLKETQLAGITPGAKATVVLDADKDHPIEGTVTSIAPATGAIFSLIPADNATGNFTKIVQRVPVRIALPEDQVPLRAGLSAEIEIDRRTSPAEGQTQTASSK, from the coding sequence ATGTCCTCCGCTCCTGATACTTCCGTCGAAAATCCCGCCCCCGCCTCCAAACCGGCAGGCCGCAAGAAAAAGATTCTTGCAGGCGTGGCCGTTGTCGCGATCGTGGCCGTTGGCTGGTTCGGCGTCAGCTGGTGGACCCACGGCCGCTTCATGGTGAAAACCGATGATGCCTATGTGCAGGCCGACGTCTCGCTGATGTCCTCCAAGCTGCAGGGCTATGTTTCCGAGATCGAGGTGAAGTCCAACCAGCATGTCGCCAAGGGCGACGTTCTGCTGCGTATCGATGATGGTGACTACAAGATCGCGCTGGAGCTTGCGCAATCCAAACTGCCAACCCTCGAGCGGACATTGGCACGGATCGACGCGCAGATCGCGGCGGCAGAAACCTCGGTGGAACAGGCCAAGGCGCAGCTCGGAGCGTCCGAGGCGGCGCTGACCAATGCCCAGACCAATGCCAAACGTGCCAAGGATCTGGCCGCGCGCCGCGTGACCTCGCAGGCCGATCTCGACACCGCAAACGAGACACTTGCCACGGCTCAGGCCAACAGGACCGCCGCCATTGCTGCCATCGCGGGGGCCGAGGCCGATGTCGAGGTTCTGCGCGCCGAGCGTGCGGAGAGTGAATCGAGCCGCAAGCAGCTGCAGCTGGCCATCGATCAGGCGCAGCGCGACCTCGAGCACACCGTGATCCGCGCGCCCTATGATGGTGTCGTGGCCAATATCGCAATTGAAGAGGGCGAGCTGGTCAGCATCGGCGCCACCCTTGCCGCCGTCGTGCCCGATCATGGTCTCTATGTGGAGGCCAATCTCAAGGAGACCCAGCTGGCCGGTATCACCCCCGGTGCCAAGGCGACCGTGGTGCTCGATGCCGACAAGGACCATCCGATCGAAGGGACCGTGACCTCCATCGCACCGGCCACGGGGGCGATCTTCTCGCTGATCCCGGCCGATAACGCGACCGGCAACTTCACCAAGATCGTGCAGCGTGTGCCGGTGCGCATCGCCCTGCCCGAGGATCAGGTGCCGCTGCGCGCGGGTCTTTCGGCCGAGATCGAGATCGACCGCCGCACCTCGCCCGCAGAGGGCCAGACCCAGACGGCCTCCTCGAAATGA
- a CDS encoding DHA2 family efflux MFS transporter permease subunit, translating to MTDTPELTPRRIMAFMVMVFGMFMAILDIQIVSASLSEIQAGLGASRDEISWVQTAYLIAEVIMIPLSGLLGRMMSTRLLFAASAAGFTAASFMCATAGSINEMILWRALQGFLGGGMIPSVFAAAFTIFPPSKRNIVSPIIGLIATLAPTVGPTVGGYLSHALSWHWLFLVNVPAGILVTVGALSLIDFDKPDWKLFQTFDWWGLLALACFLGGMEYVLEEGPGNDWFQDEAVAILFIIASIGCVTTFWRAFTRENPVVDFSAFTDTNFSLGSLFSFVMGIGLYGMTYLYPLYLSSVRGYDSLMTGETVFVSGIAMFIAAPLTGMLASKVDLRVMMVAGFLGFGLSTYMLTYMTDQWDFWELFWPQVLRGMSLMICMVPINNLALGTLPPAKIKGASGLYNLMRNLGGAVGLAVINQMLTDRQALHDARLAEAVNWANPEALRQRDLLANIYSQSGLDGTTAALSQLAARVQGQAHVMAFIDTFVVLTFLFASLALMALAMKPPKAQGKPPAH from the coding sequence ATGACCGACACGCCGGAGCTGACGCCACGCCGGATCATGGCCTTCATGGTCATGGTCTTCGGCATGTTCATGGCCATTCTCGACATCCAGATCGTCTCCGCCTCGCTGTCGGAGATCCAGGCGGGGCTCGGCGCCTCGCGTGACGAGATCTCCTGGGTGCAGACCGCCTATCTGATCGCCGAGGTAATCATGATCCCGCTCTCGGGTCTTCTGGGACGGATGATGTCCACGCGGCTCCTCTTTGCGGCCTCGGCTGCGGGCTTCACGGCGGCCTCCTTCATGTGCGCCACCGCCGGATCGATCAACGAGATGATCCTTTGGCGGGCGCTTCAGGGGTTCTTGGGCGGTGGCATGATCCCTTCGGTCTTTGCCGCGGCCTTCACCATCTTCCCGCCCTCCAAACGCAATATCGTCTCGCCGATCATCGGCCTGATCGCCACACTTGCCCCGACCGTCGGCCCCACGGTGGGCGGTTACCTGTCCCATGCGCTGTCGTGGCACTGGCTGTTCCTGGTCAATGTGCCCGCCGGCATTCTGGTGACCGTTGGCGCGCTCAGCCTGATCGATTTCGACAAGCCCGACTGGAAGCTGTTCCAGACCTTCGACTGGTGGGGCCTTCTGGCGCTGGCCTGTTTCCTTGGCGGGATGGAATATGTGCTGGAGGAAGGTCCGGGCAATGACTGGTTTCAGGACGAGGCCGTGGCCATCCTGTTTATCATTGCCTCAATCGGTTGCGTGACCACCTTCTGGCGGGCCTTCACCCGCGAGAATCCGGTCGTCGATTTCAGTGCTTTCACTGACACCAACTTCTCGCTCGGCTCGCTCTTTTCTTTCGTGATGGGCATCGGGCTTTACGGGATGACCTATCTCTACCCGCTCTACCTGTCCTCCGTGCGTGGCTATGACAGCCTGATGACCGGCGAGACGGTCTTCGTTTCGGGGATCGCGATGTTCATCGCCGCCCCTCTGACCGGCATGCTGGCCTCGAAAGTCGATCTGCGGGTGATGATGGTCGCGGGGTTCCTGGGCTTCGGCCTCTCGACCTATATGCTGACCTATATGACCGACCAGTGGGATTTCTGGGAACTGTTCTGGCCGCAGGTTCTGCGCGGCATGTCGCTGATGATCTGTATGGTGCCAATCAACAATCTCGCGCTCGGCACGCTACCGCCCGCCAAGATCAAGGGCGCCTCGGGGCTGTATAACCTGATGCGGAACCTTGGCGGTGCGGTGGGGCTTGCGGTCATCAACCAGATGCTGACCGACCGCCAGGCGCTGCATGACGCGCGGCTCGCCGAGGCGGTGAATTGGGCCAATCCGGAAGCGCTTCGCCAGCGCGATCTTCTGGCCAATATCTACAGCCAGTCAGGGCTCGACGGCACCACGGCGGCACTGTCGCAACTGGCCGCACGGGTGCAGGGACAGGCCCATGTGATGGCCTTCATCGACACATTCGTGGTGCTGACCTTCCTCTTTGCCAGTCTCGCCCTGATGGCGCTCGCGATGAAACCGCCAAAGGCGCAGGGCAAGCCGCCCGCCCATTGA
- a CDS encoding TetR/AcrR family transcriptional regulator, which produces MHENDSCCDGQIRRHAAGQDPEKRDQILEGAWKMFLERGYDATTMSSICKAAGVSKGTLYVYFADKQDLFVGLIEQRKRIFLAGVDEVLAGPGSAEEKLLHSARLLGHKLCSEDVVRGQRIVIGVAERMPELGQRFYETGARNFLGVLSDWMCQESAAGRFAIDDPLMTAHRFSELVTAGLWRQCLFGFRAAPPADDEIEANCREAVRIFMAAYGRP; this is translated from the coding sequence ATGCACGAAAACGATTCTTGTTGTGACGGCCAGATCCGGCGTCACGCTGCGGGGCAGGACCCCGAGAAGCGCGACCAGATCCTGGAAGGCGCATGGAAGATGTTTCTCGAGCGCGGTTATGACGCGACCACCATGAGCAGTATCTGCAAGGCTGCGGGCGTGTCCAAAGGCACGCTCTATGTCTATTTCGCCGATAAGCAGGATCTGTTCGTCGGGCTGATCGAACAGCGCAAGCGGATCTTTTTGGCGGGTGTCGACGAGGTTCTGGCGGGGCCGGGCAGTGCCGAGGAGAAGCTTCTGCACTCCGCGCGGCTGTTGGGGCACAAACTGTGTTCGGAAGATGTCGTGCGCGGCCAGCGTATCGTGATCGGGGTGGCCGAGCGCATGCCGGAACTGGGCCAGCGTTTCTACGAGACCGGCGCACGGAATTTTCTGGGCGTGCTGTCGGACTGGATGTGTCAGGAAAGCGCCGCGGGGCGCTTTGCCATTGATGATCCGTTGATGACTGCCCACCGGTTTTCCGAACTGGTAACGGCAGGGCTATGGCGGCAATGCCTGTTCGGGTTCCGCGCGGCCCCGCCCGCTGACGACGAGATCGAGGCCAATTGCCGCGAGGCAGTGCGCATTTTCATGGCGGCCTATGGGCGCCCCTGA
- a CDS encoding NADP-dependent oxidoreductase, giving the protein MLTTYIEEYGPNSVVHLSEAERPVPRAGEVLVRVLAAGVNPVDWKIRSGAGARMGMTLPIRLGSEYVGIVEQTGEGVTNFSAGDEVFGMVKTGAFSEYLTVPAVDIARKPEGLGLKKAAALPLAGTTAWQAMFDEAGLVEGQRLLITGASGGVGTLAVQLAKAAGAHVTALCSTRNIDLVRGLGADEVVDYTACRFEDFVHDMDVVFDTVGAETFQRAFATLRRGGVMVTVVALPEGDEAARYGVTVKRSFTASNAETLGRIGALAEAGKLVPRIERTFGLSEVKDALELSENGRARGKIVLTM; this is encoded by the coding sequence ATGCTCACGACATATATCGAAGAATATGGCCCTAACAGCGTCGTGCATCTATCGGAGGCGGAGCGTCCGGTTCCGCGCGCCGGCGAAGTGCTCGTTCGGGTCCTTGCGGCCGGGGTCAATCCCGTCGACTGGAAAATCCGCAGCGGCGCCGGCGCCCGTATGGGAATGACGCTCCCCATCCGGCTCGGCAGCGAGTATGTCGGGATTGTCGAACAGACCGGAGAAGGCGTCACGAACTTCTCCGCAGGTGATGAGGTTTTCGGGATGGTCAAGACCGGCGCCTTCTCGGAATACCTTACCGTTCCCGCCGTCGATATCGCCCGTAAGCCCGAAGGGCTCGGTCTAAAGAAGGCGGCGGCACTCCCGCTTGCTGGCACCACGGCCTGGCAAGCGATGTTCGACGAGGCCGGCCTTGTAGAGGGCCAGCGCCTGCTGATCACCGGCGCATCCGGTGGTGTGGGAACGCTTGCGGTCCAGCTTGCCAAGGCGGCCGGCGCGCATGTCACCGCCCTTTGCTCGACCCGCAATATCGACCTTGTGCGCGGCTTAGGGGCCGATGAGGTTGTCGATTATACCGCATGCCGCTTCGAAGATTTCGTCCATGACATGGACGTGGTTTTCGACACGGTCGGTGCCGAGACATTCCAGCGAGCCTTCGCAACCCTCCGCCGGGGCGGTGTAATGGTGACCGTCGTGGCTCTCCCGGAAGGGGATGAGGCCGCGCGTTATGGCGTCACGGTGAAACGTTCCTTCACGGCTTCGAACGCCGAGACACTTGGGCGGATCGGCGCACTCGCCGAAGCTGGAAAACTCGTGCCACGCATCGAACGGACATTTGGTCTATCCGAGGTTAAAGATGCCTTGGAGCTGTCCGAGAACGGGCGCGCCCGCGGGAAGATTGTGCTGACGATGTAA